The Microbacterium paraoxydans genome includes a window with the following:
- a CDS encoding DUF3039 domain-containing protein, with product MSTPLDSPDQGGVATLDRELEELLREENIEPGDHERFSHYVKKDKILESAITGKPVRALCGKKWTPGRDPEKFPICPTCKEIYESMVR from the coding sequence ATGAGTACTCCGCTGGACAGCCCCGATCAGGGCGGCGTGGCAACGCTTGATCGCGAACTGGAAGAACTCCTCCGCGAGGAGAACATCGAACCGGGCGACCACGAGCGCTTCTCGCACTACGTCAAGAAGGACAAGATCCTCGAGTCGGCGATCACGGGCAAGCCCGTCCGCGCCCTCTGCGGCAAGAAGTGGACGCCGGGCCGCGACCCCGAGAAGTTCCCGATCTGCCCGACGTGCAAGGAGATCTACGAGTCGATGGTCCGCTGA
- the rph gene encoding ribonuclease PH, translating to MTDIVRADGRSTSQLREITIERGWSAQAEGSALISFGGTKVLCTASFTNGVPRWLTGKGKGWVTAEYAMLPRATNSRNDRESVKGRIGGRTHEISRLIGRALRAVVDTKALGENTIVIDCDVLQADGGTRTAAITGAYVALADAIEWGRDKKFIGKNSTPLLDSVSAVSVGIVDGEPMLDLAYVEDVRAETDMNVVVTGRGLFVEVQGTAEGAPFDKRELDALLDLGVAGCAELKDRQLAALAGA from the coding sequence ATGACCGACATCGTCCGCGCCGACGGCCGTTCCACCTCGCAGCTCCGCGAGATCACCATCGAGCGCGGCTGGAGCGCGCAGGCCGAGGGCTCGGCTCTCATCAGCTTCGGCGGGACGAAGGTGCTGTGCACCGCCTCGTTCACGAACGGCGTGCCCCGGTGGCTCACCGGCAAGGGCAAGGGCTGGGTCACGGCGGAGTACGCGATGCTCCCGCGCGCGACGAACAGCCGCAACGACCGGGAGAGCGTGAAGGGGCGCATCGGCGGCCGCACGCACGAGATCTCCCGCCTCATCGGACGCGCTCTCCGCGCCGTCGTCGACACCAAGGCGCTGGGCGAGAACACCATCGTCATCGACTGCGACGTGCTCCAGGCCGACGGCGGCACTCGCACGGCGGCGATCACCGGCGCCTACGTCGCCCTGGCCGATGCCATCGAATGGGGCCGGGACAAGAAGTTCATCGGCAAGAACTCGACGCCGCTGCTCGACTCGGTCTCCGCGGTGTCGGTCGGCATCGTCGACGGGGAGCCCATGCTCGACCTCGCCTACGTCGAGGACGTGCGGGCCGAGACCGACATGAACGTCGTCGTGACCGGCCGCGGCCTGTTCGTCGAGGTGCAGGGCACGGCCGAGGGAGCGCCGTTCGACAAGCGCGAGCTCGACGCGCTCCTCGACCTCGGGGTCGCCGGCTGCGCGGAGCTGAAGGACCGGCAGCTTGCCGCTCTGGCGGGAGCCTGA
- a CDS encoding Ku protein codes for MRTIWKGALTFGLVNVPVKVYSATEDHDVPLHQVHDKDGGRIRYQRTCEVCGETVAYSDIDRAYVDDGQTVVLTKDDLAALPAEKSREIDVVEFVPSEQVDPLTLDKPYYLEPDSKSPKAYVLLRKTLEQTDRTAIVRFTLRQKTRLAALRVRGKVLVLQTLLWSDEVREAEFPSLDEDVRISKKELELSSSLVDSYSADFDPEEFVDEYQKELRTLIDAKIEAGETFDVAETFGGDGEKAADGGEVIDLMEALRASVARSKEKRSKNAG; via the coding sequence ATGAGGACGATCTGGAAGGGCGCCCTGACGTTCGGGCTGGTGAACGTGCCGGTCAAGGTGTACTCCGCGACCGAGGACCACGACGTGCCGCTGCATCAGGTGCACGACAAGGACGGCGGCCGCATCCGCTACCAGCGGACGTGTGAGGTGTGCGGCGAGACGGTCGCCTACTCCGACATCGACCGCGCCTACGTCGACGACGGGCAGACGGTCGTGCTCACCAAGGACGACCTCGCCGCGCTGCCGGCGGAGAAGAGCCGCGAGATCGACGTGGTGGAGTTCGTGCCCTCCGAACAGGTCGATCCGCTCACCCTCGACAAGCCGTACTACCTGGAGCCCGACTCGAAGTCGCCGAAGGCGTACGTGCTGCTGCGCAAGACTCTGGAGCAGACCGACCGCACCGCGATCGTGCGGTTCACGCTGCGCCAGAAGACGCGGCTCGCCGCCCTGCGCGTGCGGGGCAAGGTGCTCGTGCTCCAGACGCTCCTGTGGTCGGACGAGGTCCGGGAGGCGGAGTTCCCGTCCCTCGACGAGGACGTGCGGATCTCGAAGAAGGAGCTGGAGCTGTCGTCTTCGCTCGTGGACAGCTACTCGGCCGACTTCGATCCCGAGGAGTTCGTCGACGAGTACCAGAAGGAGCTCCGCACCCTCATCGACGCGAAGATCGAGGCCGGGGAGACGTTCGATGTGGCCGAGACGTTCGGCGGCGACGGCGAGAAGGCGGCGGACGGCGGCGAGGTCATCGACCTGATGGAGGCGCTGCGCGCGAGCGTGGCCCGCTCCAAGGAGAAGCGCTCGAAGAACGCGGGCTGA
- the rdgB gene encoding RdgB/HAM1 family non-canonical purine NTP pyrophosphatase, whose product MRVVLATHNPHKVAEFQQIVQQTRPDLEVVGYDGPEPVEDGVTFAENALLKARAAAAHTGLAALADDSGICVDVLGGSPGVFSAYWAGQKKDATANLELLLDQLRDIADPHRSAHFTSTIALVLPDGREHVVEGIWPGRLAHEASGGGGFGYDPIFIPGGQPDGAERTVGEFTAEEKQSQSHRARAFTALVPLLAAL is encoded by the coding sequence ATGCGCGTCGTCCTCGCGACCCACAACCCGCACAAGGTCGCGGAGTTCCAGCAGATCGTCCAGCAGACGCGGCCCGACCTGGAGGTCGTCGGCTATGACGGTCCCGAGCCGGTCGAGGACGGGGTGACGTTCGCCGAGAACGCGCTCCTCAAGGCGCGAGCGGCCGCCGCGCACACCGGCCTCGCGGCGCTCGCCGACGACTCCGGCATCTGCGTGGACGTGCTCGGCGGGTCGCCCGGGGTGTTCTCGGCGTACTGGGCAGGACAGAAGAAGGACGCCACGGCGAATCTGGAGCTGCTGCTCGACCAGCTGCGTGACATCGCCGACCCGCATCGCTCGGCGCACTTCACCTCGACCATCGCCCTCGTCCTCCCGGACGGTCGCGAGCACGTCGTCGAGGGGATCTGGCCCGGACGCCTCGCCCACGAAGCCTCTGGGGGCGGCGGTTTCGGCTACGACCCGATCTTCATCCCGGGCGGCCAGCCCGACGGCGCGGAGCGCACCGTGGGGGAGTTCACGGCGGAGGAGAAGCAGTCGCAGTCGCATCGCGCCCGCGCCTTCACGGCGCTCGTGCCGCTGCTCGCCGCGCTCTGA
- a CDS encoding glycosyltransferase family 2 protein encodes MHRATPAAPEPTLSVVIPVKDDAAELQRCLRALARQTLPPDEIIVVDNASTDESAAVAARHGARVVRCDTPGIPAASATGYDAATGDVILRLDADGVPGPRWIETMATACTRDPRVGAWTGGAHFVDGPRFLRRPLAAAYLLSYVVVCGSALGHAPLFGSNLALRRSTWLAVRDRVHGDAALHDDLDLAFHVGERHRIRWLLHTDMGISMRPFGSGRSFARRAWIGARTVLVHWPEDFPPVRWVRLVLRRALHRLGVPAPGARR; translated from the coding sequence GTGCACCGCGCCACACCAGCCGCCCCCGAACCGACCCTGAGCGTGGTCATTCCGGTCAAGGACGACGCGGCGGAACTGCAGCGGTGTCTCCGCGCCCTCGCGCGGCAGACGCTCCCGCCCGACGAGATCATCGTCGTGGACAACGCCTCGACCGATGAGTCGGCCGCCGTGGCTGCCCGGCACGGTGCACGGGTCGTGCGGTGCGACACCCCGGGCATCCCCGCGGCGAGCGCGACCGGATACGACGCGGCGACGGGCGACGTGATCCTGCGACTCGACGCGGACGGTGTCCCGGGGCCGCGGTGGATCGAGACGATGGCGACCGCATGCACACGCGATCCGCGGGTCGGCGCCTGGACCGGCGGTGCGCATTTCGTCGACGGCCCCCGGTTCCTGCGCCGGCCCCTCGCGGCGGCCTACCTGCTGTCCTACGTCGTCGTATGCGGCTCTGCCCTCGGCCACGCACCACTGTTCGGGTCGAACCTCGCCCTCCGCCGCTCGACGTGGCTCGCCGTCCGCGATCGCGTGCACGGCGACGCCGCGCTCCACGACGACCTCGACCTCGCCTTCCATGTCGGCGAACGCCACCGCATCCGCTGGCTCCTGCACACCGACATGGGCATCTCCATGCGCCCGTTCGGCAGCGGCCGCTCCTTCGCCCGCCGGGCCTGGATCGGCGCCCGCACCGTCCTCGTGCACTGGCCGGAGGACTTCCCTCCTGTGCGCTGGGTGCGGCTCGTGCTACGCCGCGCACTGCACCGGCTCGGCGTTCCCGCGCCCGGAGCCCGCCGATGA
- the murI gene encoding glutamate racemase: MNDAPIGIFDSGVGGLTVARAIRAQLPRESFVYIGDTAHSPYGPKPIADVRRYALEVLDTLVDQGVKMLVIACNTASAAMLRDARERYDVPVVEVIGPAVRRAVSTTRNGRVGVIGTVGTIGSRAYQDMLEVNERLQVFTAACPRFVEFVEAGVTGTPEVLAVAEEYLAPLREADVDTLVLGCTHYPFLRGAISYVMGEGVTLVSSDDETAGDVYRQLVRGDLLAPPDATASYVYEATGASADDFTALANRLMGREVRDVQLVQTGVITLPDSALDAR, translated from the coding sequence ATGAACGACGCGCCGATCGGGATCTTCGACTCCGGTGTCGGCGGGCTCACGGTGGCCAGGGCCATCCGGGCCCAGCTGCCCCGCGAATCGTTCGTCTACATCGGCGACACCGCGCACTCGCCGTACGGCCCCAAGCCCATCGCCGACGTGCGCCGCTACGCGCTCGAAGTGCTGGACACGCTGGTCGACCAGGGCGTGAAGATGCTCGTGATCGCCTGCAACACCGCCTCCGCGGCCATGCTGCGCGATGCGCGCGAGCGCTACGACGTCCCGGTGGTCGAGGTGATCGGTCCGGCCGTCCGGCGTGCGGTCTCGACGACGCGGAACGGTCGCGTCGGCGTGATCGGCACCGTCGGCACCATCGGCTCGCGGGCCTACCAGGACATGCTCGAGGTGAACGAGCGCCTGCAGGTGTTCACGGCGGCCTGCCCCCGGTTCGTCGAGTTCGTCGAGGCCGGCGTGACAGGGACCCCCGAGGTGCTCGCCGTGGCCGAGGAGTACCTCGCGCCGCTGCGGGAGGCCGACGTGGACACGCTCGTCCTCGGCTGCACGCACTACCCGTTCCTCCGTGGCGCCATCAGCTACGTCATGGGGGAGGGCGTGACCCTGGTCTCCAGCGACGACGAGACCGCGGGCGACGTGTACCGCCAGCTCGTGCGCGGCGATCTGCTGGCGCCGCCCGACGCCACCGCGAGCTACGTCTACGAAGCCACGGGCGCCTCCGCCGATGACTTCACGGCGCTCGCGAACCGGCTCATGGGCCGTGAGGTGCGCGACGTGCAGCTCGTCCAGACCGGCGTCATCACGCTTCCCGATTCCGCCCTCGACGCGCGCTGA
- a CDS encoding nicotinate phosphoribosyltransferase: protein MTTSTALLTDRYELTMLAASLRDGTASRPSVFELFSRRLSGGRRFGVVAGTGRLLGLLRDFRFGDDELRFLRDEHVVDAETLASLERYRFTGTIRGYREGELYFPGSPILTVEGSFADAVVLETLALSVLNHDSAVATAAARMSIAAGERPLAEMGSRRAAERSAVAAARAAYIAGFGATSNLEAGRSWGIPTMGTAAHSWTLLHDSEEDAFRAQVESMGVDTTLLVDTYDIRTGVETAIRVAGTGLGGVRIDSGDLPIVAAEVRAQLDELGATETRITVTSDLDEYAIAALAASPVDAYGVGTSVVTGSGYPTASMVYKLVARQDADGSWIGVAKASADKASFGGRKAAFRTLSDGVAAAETVVVSDGFEALDTPAEHPDGRPLQVTLVDGGEIDSAFEGAAGTAAARAHHLRVREELPVRALALSKSDPAIPTVYVEAD, encoded by the coding sequence ATGACCACGTCGACGGCGCTGCTCACCGACCGTTACGAGCTCACGATGCTCGCCGCCTCGCTCCGGGACGGCACCGCGTCCCGACCGAGCGTCTTCGAGCTCTTCTCCCGGCGTCTCTCCGGCGGACGCCGTTTCGGCGTCGTGGCCGGCACCGGGCGGCTGCTCGGGTTGCTCCGTGACTTCCGCTTCGGGGACGACGAGCTGCGCTTCCTCCGCGACGAGCACGTCGTCGACGCCGAGACCCTCGCCTCCCTGGAGCGCTACCGCTTCACCGGGACCATCCGCGGCTACCGCGAGGGCGAGCTCTACTTCCCCGGGTCGCCCATCCTCACGGTCGAGGGTTCGTTCGCGGACGCGGTGGTCCTGGAGACCCTGGCGCTGAGCGTGCTCAACCACGACTCCGCCGTCGCCACGGCCGCCGCGCGCATGAGCATCGCCGCCGGGGAGCGGCCGCTCGCCGAGATGGGCTCGCGCCGCGCGGCGGAGCGCTCCGCCGTGGCCGCGGCGCGGGCGGCCTACATCGCCGGCTTCGGCGCCACGAGCAACCTCGAGGCCGGTCGCTCCTGGGGCATCCCGACCATGGGCACCGCCGCCCACTCGTGGACCCTGCTGCACGACAGCGAGGAGGACGCCTTCCGCGCGCAGGTCGAGAGCATGGGCGTGGACACCACCCTCCTCGTGGACACCTATGACATCCGCACCGGCGTCGAGACCGCGATCCGGGTGGCCGGGACCGGGCTGGGCGGCGTCCGCATCGACTCCGGCGACCTCCCGATCGTCGCCGCAGAGGTGCGCGCACAGCTCGACGAGCTCGGCGCCACCGAGACCCGCATCACGGTCACGAGCGATCTCGACGAGTACGCGATCGCCGCTCTCGCCGCGTCGCCCGTGGACGCGTACGGCGTGGGCACGTCCGTCGTGACGGGTTCCGGATATCCCACCGCGAGCATGGTCTACAAGCTCGTGGCCCGGCAGGATGCCGACGGCTCGTGGATCGGGGTCGCCAAGGCATCCGCCGACAAGGCCTCGTTCGGCGGCCGCAAGGCGGCGTTCCGCACGCTCAGCGACGGAGTCGCCGCGGCGGAGACGGTCGTCGTCTCCGACGGGTTCGAAGCACTCGACACGCCTGCCGAGCACCCGGACGGACGCCCGCTCCAGGTGACCCTCGTCGACGGCGGGGAGATCGACAGCGCCTTCGAGGGTGCTGCAGGGACCGCCGCTGCCCGCGCACACCACCTGCGCGTCCGCGAAGAGCTGCCGGTGCGCGCCCTCGCGCTCAGCAAGTCCGACCCCGCGATCCCGACGGTCTACGTCGAGGCCGACTGA
- a CDS encoding cation diffusion facilitator family transporter, which translates to MHDHAPAPGGLRSASSRRLLAISLTLTATVMIVQVVGALLTGSLALLADAAHMFTDASALVIALIAATVAARPADDRRTFGYQRAEVFGALINAVILIALATVVAVQGVQRLLNPSEVEVAGGLMLVVAVVGLVANAVSMWLLSRAQRTNLNVRGAYLEVMGDLLGSLMVIIAAGVILVTGWMPADALASLFIAAMIIPRAFVLLKEVFSVLAESAPKGMAVGEIRTHLLGYDGVVGVHDVHVWQLTRGAPVFTAHVSVRPDLLADGRSAALLSEMQACLADHFDVAHSTFQIEPAEQSDCEPHHA; encoded by the coding sequence ATGCACGATCACGCGCCCGCGCCCGGCGGTCTCCGTTCGGCGAGCAGCCGTCGCCTGCTCGCGATCTCGCTGACCCTCACGGCGACCGTGATGATCGTGCAGGTCGTCGGAGCCCTTCTCACGGGCTCGCTCGCGCTGCTCGCGGACGCCGCGCACATGTTCACGGACGCCTCGGCGCTCGTGATCGCCCTCATCGCCGCGACCGTTGCGGCGCGTCCTGCGGACGACCGCCGGACGTTCGGCTACCAGCGGGCCGAGGTGTTCGGTGCCCTCATCAACGCGGTCATCCTCATCGCCCTCGCCACCGTCGTCGCCGTGCAGGGGGTGCAGCGGCTGCTGAACCCCTCCGAGGTCGAGGTCGCGGGCGGGCTCATGCTCGTCGTCGCGGTCGTCGGCCTCGTCGCCAACGCGGTGTCGATGTGGCTGCTCAGCCGGGCCCAGCGCACGAACCTGAACGTGCGGGGCGCCTACCTCGAGGTGATGGGCGACCTGCTCGGCTCGCTCATGGTCATCATCGCGGCGGGCGTGATCCTCGTGACGGGCTGGATGCCGGCCGACGCGCTCGCCTCGCTGTTCATCGCGGCGATGATCATCCCGCGGGCGTTCGTGCTGCTCAAGGAGGTGTTCTCCGTGCTCGCCGAGTCGGCCCCGAAGGGCATGGCCGTCGGCGAGATCCGCACCCACCTGCTCGGCTACGACGGCGTCGTCGGGGTCCACGACGTGCACGTGTGGCAGCTCACCCGCGGGGCGCCCGTCTTCACCGCGCACGTCAGCGTGCGACCGGACCTGCTGGCGGACGGCCGCTCGGCGGCGCTGCTGTCGGAGATGCAGGCGTGCCTCGCGGATCACTTCGACGTCGCGCACTCCACGTTCCAGATCGAGCCGGCCGAGCAGAGCGACTGCGAACCGCACCACGCGTGA
- a CDS encoding DedA family protein encodes MLHAPTALIPWLDPQTIIGAAGPWALLVVCFIIFAETGLLVGFLLPGDTLLIIAGLLTHTSNVFGVNIWVVSLLIALSAFIGGEVGYVIGHKGGPAVFERKESGLFSKKNVERTNAFFERFGGLTVILARFVPIVRTFAPVAAGVGHMPWRRYSLYNFIGAMIWGFGLTMVGYLIAYIPWVRDLVVEYIDIILLIAVGGTAIVTLWHYLTERRKAKKAAAAGEDVVTDHEEAEELVLDADVFDRAPDLDGDGKH; translated from the coding sequence ATGCTGCACGCCCCCACCGCGCTCATCCCGTGGCTCGATCCGCAGACGATCATCGGGGCGGCGGGTCCGTGGGCGCTCCTCGTGGTCTGCTTCATCATCTTCGCCGAGACCGGTCTGCTGGTCGGCTTCCTCCTGCCCGGTGACACGCTGCTCATCATCGCGGGCCTGCTGACCCACACGAGCAACGTCTTCGGCGTGAACATCTGGGTCGTCTCGCTGCTCATCGCCCTCTCGGCGTTCATCGGCGGCGAGGTCGGCTACGTCATCGGGCACAAGGGCGGCCCCGCGGTGTTCGAACGCAAGGAATCCGGCCTGTTCAGCAAGAAGAACGTCGAGCGCACCAACGCGTTCTTCGAGCGCTTCGGCGGCCTCACCGTGATCCTCGCGCGCTTCGTTCCGATCGTGCGCACGTTCGCTCCGGTCGCCGCCGGCGTGGGCCACATGCCCTGGCGGCGCTATTCGCTCTACAACTTCATCGGGGCGATGATCTGGGGCTTCGGCCTCACGATGGTCGGCTACCTCATCGCCTACATCCCGTGGGTGCGAGACCTCGTCGTCGAGTACATCGACATCATCCTGCTCATCGCCGTCGGCGGCACAGCGATCGTCACCCTGTGGCACTACCTCACCGAGCGCCGCAAGGCGAAGAAGGCCGCGGCCGCGGGCGAAGACGTCGTGACCGACCACGAGGAGGCGGAGGAGCTCGTCCTCGACGCCGACGTGTTCGACCGGGCCCCCGACCTCGACGGCGACGGCAAGCACTGA
- the ligD gene encoding non-homologous end-joining DNA ligase, with amino-acid sequence MVGEAQVVQVDGRRLRVTNLDKVVYPETGTTKGEVIAYYTAIAPLLLPLLDGRPVTRKRWVEGVGTAAAPEDSFFTKQLEPGAPDWIPRQDIQHSDGPKAYPLVEDVPTLVWLAQVAAIELHVPQWRFTPEGLPGRPDRLVLDLDPGPGADLAQCAEVARIARTLLTGMGLDPLPVTSGSKGIHLYASLPGEQTSAEVSAVVKELARIIENDHPDLATSVMSKAVRGGKVFLDWSQNNGKKTTISPYSLRGRARPGVAAPRTWEELDDPGLAHLELDDVLARAAAGFDPLSSLRPDAPALPSNAPASTPAPAIRAAAPAPTRRGRPLAAPAPSPAGATLPSLAPMLAENGTPAIARNLSTPSWVEVKWDGIRAIGTWRDGHMSLHARRGTDITARYPELTADGAPFLPVDEAIVDGEIVAFDSAARPSFSLLQNRMHLTRPREIEREVVRTPVVYMLFDLLRLDGHDLTGMPLRERRTLLGDIVAGVDAPIQVPPVFDDVDAALAASEEFGLEGVVVKDPASRYRAGQRSPSWLKLKNTRMQEAVIVGIRPGKGEREGTLGSLLLAVPEGGDLRYIGRVGTGFTDRILRDLLARLEPLRVPRAPLDRVPRPDASDALWVRPELVGEVEFANWTPDGILRHARWRGLRPDKTVDEITVEA; translated from the coding sequence ATGGTGGGAGAGGCGCAGGTCGTGCAGGTCGACGGCCGACGACTGCGCGTGACCAACCTCGACAAGGTCGTCTATCCGGAGACGGGCACGACCAAGGGCGAGGTCATCGCCTACTACACCGCCATCGCGCCCCTGCTCCTGCCCCTCCTCGACGGCCGCCCGGTCACCCGCAAGCGCTGGGTCGAGGGGGTCGGCACCGCCGCCGCCCCGGAAGACTCCTTCTTCACGAAGCAGCTCGAGCCCGGGGCTCCGGACTGGATCCCGCGGCAGGACATCCAGCACTCCGACGGTCCCAAGGCGTATCCGCTGGTGGAGGACGTGCCCACGCTCGTGTGGCTCGCGCAGGTCGCCGCGATCGAGCTGCACGTGCCGCAGTGGCGCTTCACTCCCGAGGGCCTGCCTGGCCGCCCCGACCGCCTCGTCCTCGACCTCGACCCCGGTCCCGGCGCCGACCTCGCTCAGTGCGCCGAGGTCGCCCGGATCGCCAGGACGCTCCTCACCGGCATGGGCCTCGACCCCCTGCCCGTGACGAGCGGCAGCAAGGGCATCCACCTCTACGCGTCCCTGCCCGGCGAGCAGACCAGCGCCGAGGTCTCCGCCGTGGTCAAAGAACTGGCCCGCATCATCGAGAACGACCACCCGGACCTGGCGACGAGCGTCATGTCCAAGGCCGTGCGCGGGGGCAAGGTGTTCCTCGACTGGAGCCAGAACAACGGCAAGAAGACGACGATCTCCCCGTACTCCCTGCGCGGGCGCGCCCGCCCCGGCGTCGCGGCGCCGCGCACGTGGGAGGAGCTCGACGACCCGGGGCTCGCACACCTCGAACTGGACGACGTGCTCGCACGCGCGGCTGCGGGATTCGACCCCCTCTCGTCGCTCCGCCCCGACGCTCCGGCACTGCCCTCGAACGCGCCCGCCTCGACCCCGGCTCCCGCGATCCGGGCGGCGGCCCCCGCCCCCACCCGCCGCGGACGGCCCCTCGCCGCGCCCGCACCGTCACCCGCCGGGGCCACCCTCCCCTCCCTCGCCCCGATGCTCGCCGAGAACGGCACCCCCGCGATCGCTCGAAACCTCAGCACCCCGTCCTGGGTGGAGGTGAAGTGGGACGGCATCCGTGCGATCGGCACCTGGCGCGACGGGCACATGTCGCTGCACGCCCGTCGCGGCACCGACATCACCGCCCGCTACCCCGAGCTGACGGCCGACGGCGCCCCGTTCCTCCCGGTCGACGAGGCGATCGTCGACGGGGAGATCGTCGCCTTCGACAGCGCCGCCCGGCCGAGCTTCTCCCTGCTGCAGAACCGCATGCACCTCACCCGGCCCCGGGAGATCGAGCGTGAGGTGGTGCGCACACCGGTCGTGTACATGCTGTTCGACCTGCTCCGTCTCGACGGCCACGACCTCACCGGGATGCCGCTCCGCGAGCGCCGCACGCTCCTGGGTGACATCGTGGCGGGAGTCGACGCGCCCATCCAGGTCCCACCCGTCTTCGACGACGTGGACGCGGCACTGGCGGCGAGCGAGGAGTTCGGTCTGGAGGGCGTCGTCGTGAAGGATCCGGCGTCGCGGTACCGCGCCGGCCAGCGCTCGCCCTCCTGGCTCAAGCTCAAGAACACCCGCATGCAGGAGGCGGTGATCGTCGGTATCCGCCCGGGAAAGGGCGAGCGGGAGGGCACTCTCGGCTCTCTCCTCCTCGCGGTCCCGGAGGGCGGCGACCTCCGCTACATCGGCCGCGTGGGCACCGGATTCACCGACCGGATCCTCCGCGATCTCCTCGCCCGCCTGGAACCGCTGCGCGTGCCGCGCGCACCGCTCGACAGAGTCCCCCGACCCGATGCCTCCGACGCCCTGTGGGTGCGCCCCGAGCTCGTGGGCGAGGTGGAGTTCGCGAACTGGACGCCGGACGGCATCCTCCGGCACGCGCGTTGGCGAGGTCTGCGCCCGGACAAGACCGTCGACGAGATCACCGTCGAGGCGTGA
- a CDS encoding endonuclease/exonuclease/phosphatase family protein yields MTAPLLGTPSATELHVMSLNIRRDLGALAWPRADRWEIRRPRLTALLRTERPDVLGMQEALPAQAAAVSAALGPSFRRVGHGRLPGPRGEGCPLFYDADRLELRTWRQVALSLTPDRPGSRSWLSVAPRVAVEASFRDRRTGAPVTVLNTHLDAFSPWARLRQAQAAHDLAAASATPVILLADVNAAAGSAPWRALEADGVLRDSWTAAVSRRTPAWSTFAGYRTPRRGRRIDGILVSPALPVRRAGIDARQYGGGWPSDHLPLHALIDLAPPAAATPEEPA; encoded by the coding sequence ATGACCGCCCCGCTCCTCGGAACACCATCCGCCACCGAGCTGCACGTCATGTCCCTCAACATCCGCCGCGACCTCGGTGCCCTCGCCTGGCCGCGCGCCGACCGCTGGGAGATCCGACGCCCCCGGCTGACCGCGCTCCTGCGCACCGAGCGGCCGGACGTCCTCGGTATGCAGGAGGCCCTTCCCGCGCAGGCCGCCGCCGTCTCCGCCGCGCTCGGCCCGTCGTTCCGCCGCGTCGGCCACGGCCGCCTCCCCGGACCCCGCGGCGAGGGCTGTCCCCTCTTCTACGACGCCGACCGGCTGGAGCTGCGCACCTGGCGACAGGTCGCGCTCTCCCTCACCCCCGATCGCCCCGGTTCCCGCTCCTGGCTGAGCGTCGCGCCGCGGGTGGCGGTGGAGGCATCCTTCCGCGACCGCCGCACGGGCGCTCCCGTCACCGTGCTCAACACCCACCTCGACGCCTTCTCGCCGTGGGCGCGACTCCGTCAGGCCCAGGCGGCGCACGACCTCGCCGCCGCCTCTGCGACACCCGTCATCCTCCTCGCGGACGTCAACGCCGCCGCGGGCTCGGCACCGTGGCGCGCCCTGGAAGCCGACGGCGTCCTCCGCGATTCGTGGACGGCCGCCGTGTCCCGCCGCACCCCCGCCTGGAGCACGTTCGCCGGCTATCGGACGCCCCGCCGCGGACGCCGCATCGACGGCATCCTCGTCTCCCCCGCGCTTCCCGTGCGCCGGGCCGGCATCGATGCGCGGCAGTATGGAGGGGGCTGGCCGTCGGATCACCTCCCCCTGCACGCCCTGATCGATCTCGCCCCGCCCGCCGCTGCCACACCCGAGGAGCCCGCATGA